In the Populus trichocarpa isolate Nisqually-1 chromosome 1, P.trichocarpa_v4.1, whole genome shotgun sequence genome, one interval contains:
- the LOC7487550 gene encoding pentatricopeptide repeat-containing protein At5g55840 isoform X1 — protein MMPCFISSSTAKTISKIPLQLSRFRPFSHIPFSDYTKQSFTYDHKNSAFTHQQSPAEMEKSIYIMLTLDRWDSLNHMEYRLASLRPVHGRLTLKFLNWVIKQPGLELNHLTHILSISTHILVRARMYEAAKSILRHLSKLGVGSKSVFDALMNTYPLCKSNPSVFDLLIRVYLREGMVIDALETFYLMGSRRFNPSVYTCNMLLSSVVKERRVGSVWSFFMEMLARRICPNVATFNILINVLCVEGKLKEAGYLLRKMEGSGYVPTIVTYNTILNWCCKKGRYKAASDLIDRMESKGIEADVCTYNMLIDDLCKNNRSAKGYLLLKKMRKRMIAPNEFTYNTLINGLMKEGKIGGATRVFNEMLMLNLSPNRVTYNILIDGHCDCGNFEQALRLLDVMEAKGLRPDEVNYGALLSGLSKLAKFDIAKSLMERIRMSGMVVGYRAYTAMIDGLCKHGLLDESLQLLDMMFKDGASPDIITFSVLINGFCKAGKIKNAKEVICKMFKAGLAPNYVIYATLIYNSCKKGDITEAFRNYATMTRTGHDVDYFICNVLISSLCRAGRVAEAEDFMRHMSTIDLAPNSITFDCIINGYGILGDALKAFSMFDEMIKLGHCPSHFTYGSLLKGLCKGGNLREAKKLLYKLHHIPAAVDTNIYNTILTETCKRGKLSDAVALFGEMVQFNVLPDSHTYAIILAGLSRKGKMVPALLFFEKALARGTLSPNKVMYTSLFDGLFKVGQSNAASYIYEEMEHKGINPDTIAINAVLDGYSRMGKMEKVEKLFIKMQSGSLTPSLATYNILLHGYSKKKDLLKCSKFYNIMTRMGISPDKLTCHSIILGLCKSGMLDVGFKMLKKMIMEDTLVDQLTLNMLITNSCETDKMGKAFDLLNIKNLLGIIPDVNTYNAIFTGLNRASALRESHLLLHDMLERGITPTSTQYISLINGMCRMGDIQGAFRLKDEMEAIGVSSWDVAESAMVRGLAQCGKVEEAMLVLDCMLQKRLIPTVATFTTLMHMLCKKAKLSEALKLRGKMALYGVKLDVVAYNVLISGLCADGDALAAFNLYEEMKERGLWPNTTTYCTLIDAISTNEVSLVKSGILLKDLQERGMISWNFNGSTDEGLITAMKNLKSLRHNRRK, from the exons ATGATGCCCTGTTTTATATCTTCTTCAACGGCCAAAACAATCTCTAAAATCCCACTTCAGTTATCAAGATTTAGACCCTTTTCCCACATACCCTTCTCTGATTATACCAAACAAAGTTTCACATATGATCACAAAAACTCTGCTTTCACCCACCAACAATCCCCAG CAGAAATGGAAAAGAGCATATACATAATGCTGACTCTAGACCGCTGGGACTCACTAAACCACATGGAATACAGGTTAGCTTCACTGAGGCCAGTCCATGGGAGGCTAACTTTGAAATTTCTCAACTGGGTCATTAAGCAACCTGGTTTGGAACTCAATCACCTTACTCATATACTCTCCATCTCTACTCATATACTTGTGAGAGCTAGAATGTATGAAGCTGCTAAGTCAATTTTAAGGCATCTTTCTAAATTGGGTGTTGGTTCAAAATCTGTTTTTGATGCTTTAATGAACACTTACCCACTTTGCAAGTCCAACCCTTCAGTTTTTGACCTTTTGATTAGGGTTTATTTGAGAGAAGGAATGGTTATTGATGCTTTAGAGACTTTTTATTTGATGGGTTCTAGAAGGTTTAACCCTTCTGTTTATACATGTAATATGCTGCTTAGTTCAGTGGTAAAGGAACGGAGGGTTGGGTCggtttggtctttttttatggaaatgcTAGCTAGGAGGATTTGTCCAAATGTTGctacttttaatatattgattaatGTTTTGTGTGTCGAAGGGAAGCTTAAGGAAGCTGGTTATCTTTTAAGAAAGATGGAAGGGAGTGGTTATGTTCCAACTATAGTTACTTATAATACTATTCTTAATTGGTGTTGCAAGAAGGGGCGATATAAAGCAGCCTCTGATTTGATTGATAGAATGGAATCTAAGGGTATTGAAGCAGATGTCTGCACATATAATATGCTCATTGATGATTTGTGTAAAAACAACAGAAGTGCAAAAGGGTATTTACTGTTGAAAAAGATGAGAAAGAGGATGATAGCTCCTAATGAATTCACTTATAATACTCTAATTAATGGACTTATGAAAGAAGGAAAGATTGGAGGTGCTACTCGAGTTTTTAATGAGATGTTGATGCTTAACCTTTCACCAAACCGTGTTACTTACAATATTTTGATTGATGGGCATTGTGATTGTGGTAATTTTGAACAAGCTTTGAGGCTTTTGGATGTGATGGAAGCAAAGGGACTAAGGCCTGATGAAGTTAATTATGGGGCTCTTTTAAGTGGGTTGTCCAAGCTTGCGAAATTTGACATAGCCAAAAGCCTTATGGAGAGAATAAGAATGAGTGGGATGGTTGTTGGCTACAGAGCATACACAGCCATGATTGATGGGTTATGCAAACATGGATTGCTTGATGAGTCTTTGCAATTGCTTGATATGATGTTCAAGGATGGTGCAAGTCCAGATATTATTACATTTTCTGTGCTCATAAATGGATTTTGCAAAgcaggaaaaattaaaaatgcaaagGAAGTGATATGTAAAATGTTTAAAGCTGGACTTGCACCAAACTATGTCATATACGCTACTTTAATTTACAATTCCTGCAAGAAGGGTGATATCACAGAAGCATTCAGGAACTATGCAACAATGACTCGCACTGGCCATGATGTGGACTATTTCATCTGTAATGTGCTGATTTCTTCTCTTTGTAGAGCTGGAAGGGTAGCAGAGGCAGAGGATTTTATGCGTCATATGAGCACAATTGATCTTGCCCCTAACTCCATTACTTTTGATTGTATTATAAATGGATATGGAATTTTGGGTGATGCCCTGAAAGCATTCTCAATGTTTGATGAGATGATTAAATTAGGTCATTGCCCTAGTCATTTCACATATGGTAGTCTGCTTAAAGGGCTATGCAAGGGTGGAAATTTGAGGGAGGCAAAGAAATTACTGTATAAACTTCACCATATTCCTGCTGCTGTTGACACTAATATCTACAATACAATTCTCACTGAGACATGTAAACGGGGGAAGTTGTCAGATGCAGTGGCCCTTTTTGGTGAAATGGTCCAGTTTAATGTGCTGCCTGATAGTCACACATATGCTATCATTCTTGCTGGGTTAAGTAGGAAAGGCAAAATGGTGCctgctcttcttttctttgaaaaagCACTGGCAAGAGGAACTCTGTCCCCAAATAAGGTCATGTACACTAGCTTGTTTGATGGTTTGTTCAAGGTTGGTCAATCAAATGCTGCTTCATATATTTATGAAGAGATGGAGCACAAAGGCATAAACCCAGATACTATTGCAATTAATGCAGTACTAGATGGATACTCAAGGATGGGGAAAATGGAAAAGGTTGAAAAGCTCTTCATAAAGATGCAGAGTGGTAGTCTGACCCCTAGCTTGGCTACATATAATATTCTCTTGCATGGGTATTCAAAGAAAAAGGATTTGTTGAAATGCTCTAAATTCTACAATATCATGACAAGGATGGGTATTTCACCTGATAAACTAACTTGCCATTCTATCATTCTTGGGCTTTGCAAGTCTGGTATGCTGGACGTtggttttaaaatgttaaagaaGATGATCATGGAAGATACTTTAGTTGATCAACTTACACTTAACATGCTCATCACGAATTCATGTGAAACTGATAAAATGGGAAAGGCATTTGATCTGTTGAATATTAAGAATTTACTTGGAATTATTCCTGATGTAAATACTTACAATGCCATCTTTACTGGACTCAACAGAGCCTCTGCTCTCCGAGAATCTCATCTTCTTTTGCATGACATGTTGGAGAGGGGTATTACTCCTACAAGCACACAgtatatttcattaattaatggtATGTGTAGAATGGGGGATATACAAGGAGCATTCAGGCTAAAAGATGAAATGGAAGCAATTGGTGTCAGTTCCTGGGATGTTGCTGAGAGTGCTATGGTAAGAGGGCTTGCCCAGTGTGGGAAGGTTGAAGAAGCCATGCTGGTTCTTGATTGCATGCTTCAGAAGCGGCTCATTCCAACCGTCGCTACTTTTACAACTCTAATGCACATGCTCTGCAAGAAAGCTAAACTGTCTGAGGCTTTAAAGTTGAGGGGTAAAATGGCGCTTTATGGGGTGAAACTCGATGTTGTTGCATACAATGTTCTCATATCAGGCCTTTGTGCTGATGGTGATGCTTTGGCTGCATTTAATCTGTATGAAGAGATGAAAGAAAGGGGCCTTTGGCCCAACACCACAACCTATTGCACTCTCATTGATGCTATTTCCACCAATGAGGTTAGTCTCGTAAAGAGTGGAATTCTTTTGAAGGATTTGCAGGAGAGGGGAATGATATCTTGGAATTTTAATGGAAGCACAGATGAGGGTTTGATAACTGCCATGAAGAATTTGAAGTCCTTGAGGCACAACAGAAGGAAATGA
- the LOC7487550 gene encoding pentatricopeptide repeat-containing protein At5g55840 isoform X2, translating to MMPCFISSSTAKTISKIPLQLSRFRPFSHIPFSDYTKQSFTYDHKNSAFTHQQSPEMEKSIYIMLTLDRWDSLNHMEYRLASLRPVHGRLTLKFLNWVIKQPGLELNHLTHILSISTHILVRARMYEAAKSILRHLSKLGVGSKSVFDALMNTYPLCKSNPSVFDLLIRVYLREGMVIDALETFYLMGSRRFNPSVYTCNMLLSSVVKERRVGSVWSFFMEMLARRICPNVATFNILINVLCVEGKLKEAGYLLRKMEGSGYVPTIVTYNTILNWCCKKGRYKAASDLIDRMESKGIEADVCTYNMLIDDLCKNNRSAKGYLLLKKMRKRMIAPNEFTYNTLINGLMKEGKIGGATRVFNEMLMLNLSPNRVTYNILIDGHCDCGNFEQALRLLDVMEAKGLRPDEVNYGALLSGLSKLAKFDIAKSLMERIRMSGMVVGYRAYTAMIDGLCKHGLLDESLQLLDMMFKDGASPDIITFSVLINGFCKAGKIKNAKEVICKMFKAGLAPNYVIYATLIYNSCKKGDITEAFRNYATMTRTGHDVDYFICNVLISSLCRAGRVAEAEDFMRHMSTIDLAPNSITFDCIINGYGILGDALKAFSMFDEMIKLGHCPSHFTYGSLLKGLCKGGNLREAKKLLYKLHHIPAAVDTNIYNTILTETCKRGKLSDAVALFGEMVQFNVLPDSHTYAIILAGLSRKGKMVPALLFFEKALARGTLSPNKVMYTSLFDGLFKVGQSNAASYIYEEMEHKGINPDTIAINAVLDGYSRMGKMEKVEKLFIKMQSGSLTPSLATYNILLHGYSKKKDLLKCSKFYNIMTRMGISPDKLTCHSIILGLCKSGMLDVGFKMLKKMIMEDTLVDQLTLNMLITNSCETDKMGKAFDLLNIKNLLGIIPDVNTYNAIFTGLNRASALRESHLLLHDMLERGITPTSTQYISLINGMCRMGDIQGAFRLKDEMEAIGVSSWDVAESAMVRGLAQCGKVEEAMLVLDCMLQKRLIPTVATFTTLMHMLCKKAKLSEALKLRGKMALYGVKLDVVAYNVLISGLCADGDALAAFNLYEEMKERGLWPNTTTYCTLIDAISTNEVSLVKSGILLKDLQERGMISWNFNGSTDEGLITAMKNLKSLRHNRRK from the exons ATGATGCCCTGTTTTATATCTTCTTCAACGGCCAAAACAATCTCTAAAATCCCACTTCAGTTATCAAGATTTAGACCCTTTTCCCACATACCCTTCTCTGATTATACCAAACAAAGTTTCACATATGATCACAAAAACTCTGCTTTCACCCACCAACAATCCCCAG AAATGGAAAAGAGCATATACATAATGCTGACTCTAGACCGCTGGGACTCACTAAACCACATGGAATACAGGTTAGCTTCACTGAGGCCAGTCCATGGGAGGCTAACTTTGAAATTTCTCAACTGGGTCATTAAGCAACCTGGTTTGGAACTCAATCACCTTACTCATATACTCTCCATCTCTACTCATATACTTGTGAGAGCTAGAATGTATGAAGCTGCTAAGTCAATTTTAAGGCATCTTTCTAAATTGGGTGTTGGTTCAAAATCTGTTTTTGATGCTTTAATGAACACTTACCCACTTTGCAAGTCCAACCCTTCAGTTTTTGACCTTTTGATTAGGGTTTATTTGAGAGAAGGAATGGTTATTGATGCTTTAGAGACTTTTTATTTGATGGGTTCTAGAAGGTTTAACCCTTCTGTTTATACATGTAATATGCTGCTTAGTTCAGTGGTAAAGGAACGGAGGGTTGGGTCggtttggtctttttttatggaaatgcTAGCTAGGAGGATTTGTCCAAATGTTGctacttttaatatattgattaatGTTTTGTGTGTCGAAGGGAAGCTTAAGGAAGCTGGTTATCTTTTAAGAAAGATGGAAGGGAGTGGTTATGTTCCAACTATAGTTACTTATAATACTATTCTTAATTGGTGTTGCAAGAAGGGGCGATATAAAGCAGCCTCTGATTTGATTGATAGAATGGAATCTAAGGGTATTGAAGCAGATGTCTGCACATATAATATGCTCATTGATGATTTGTGTAAAAACAACAGAAGTGCAAAAGGGTATTTACTGTTGAAAAAGATGAGAAAGAGGATGATAGCTCCTAATGAATTCACTTATAATACTCTAATTAATGGACTTATGAAAGAAGGAAAGATTGGAGGTGCTACTCGAGTTTTTAATGAGATGTTGATGCTTAACCTTTCACCAAACCGTGTTACTTACAATATTTTGATTGATGGGCATTGTGATTGTGGTAATTTTGAACAAGCTTTGAGGCTTTTGGATGTGATGGAAGCAAAGGGACTAAGGCCTGATGAAGTTAATTATGGGGCTCTTTTAAGTGGGTTGTCCAAGCTTGCGAAATTTGACATAGCCAAAAGCCTTATGGAGAGAATAAGAATGAGTGGGATGGTTGTTGGCTACAGAGCATACACAGCCATGATTGATGGGTTATGCAAACATGGATTGCTTGATGAGTCTTTGCAATTGCTTGATATGATGTTCAAGGATGGTGCAAGTCCAGATATTATTACATTTTCTGTGCTCATAAATGGATTTTGCAAAgcaggaaaaattaaaaatgcaaagGAAGTGATATGTAAAATGTTTAAAGCTGGACTTGCACCAAACTATGTCATATACGCTACTTTAATTTACAATTCCTGCAAGAAGGGTGATATCACAGAAGCATTCAGGAACTATGCAACAATGACTCGCACTGGCCATGATGTGGACTATTTCATCTGTAATGTGCTGATTTCTTCTCTTTGTAGAGCTGGAAGGGTAGCAGAGGCAGAGGATTTTATGCGTCATATGAGCACAATTGATCTTGCCCCTAACTCCATTACTTTTGATTGTATTATAAATGGATATGGAATTTTGGGTGATGCCCTGAAAGCATTCTCAATGTTTGATGAGATGATTAAATTAGGTCATTGCCCTAGTCATTTCACATATGGTAGTCTGCTTAAAGGGCTATGCAAGGGTGGAAATTTGAGGGAGGCAAAGAAATTACTGTATAAACTTCACCATATTCCTGCTGCTGTTGACACTAATATCTACAATACAATTCTCACTGAGACATGTAAACGGGGGAAGTTGTCAGATGCAGTGGCCCTTTTTGGTGAAATGGTCCAGTTTAATGTGCTGCCTGATAGTCACACATATGCTATCATTCTTGCTGGGTTAAGTAGGAAAGGCAAAATGGTGCctgctcttcttttctttgaaaaagCACTGGCAAGAGGAACTCTGTCCCCAAATAAGGTCATGTACACTAGCTTGTTTGATGGTTTGTTCAAGGTTGGTCAATCAAATGCTGCTTCATATATTTATGAAGAGATGGAGCACAAAGGCATAAACCCAGATACTATTGCAATTAATGCAGTACTAGATGGATACTCAAGGATGGGGAAAATGGAAAAGGTTGAAAAGCTCTTCATAAAGATGCAGAGTGGTAGTCTGACCCCTAGCTTGGCTACATATAATATTCTCTTGCATGGGTATTCAAAGAAAAAGGATTTGTTGAAATGCTCTAAATTCTACAATATCATGACAAGGATGGGTATTTCACCTGATAAACTAACTTGCCATTCTATCATTCTTGGGCTTTGCAAGTCTGGTATGCTGGACGTtggttttaaaatgttaaagaaGATGATCATGGAAGATACTTTAGTTGATCAACTTACACTTAACATGCTCATCACGAATTCATGTGAAACTGATAAAATGGGAAAGGCATTTGATCTGTTGAATATTAAGAATTTACTTGGAATTATTCCTGATGTAAATACTTACAATGCCATCTTTACTGGACTCAACAGAGCCTCTGCTCTCCGAGAATCTCATCTTCTTTTGCATGACATGTTGGAGAGGGGTATTACTCCTACAAGCACACAgtatatttcattaattaatggtATGTGTAGAATGGGGGATATACAAGGAGCATTCAGGCTAAAAGATGAAATGGAAGCAATTGGTGTCAGTTCCTGGGATGTTGCTGAGAGTGCTATGGTAAGAGGGCTTGCCCAGTGTGGGAAGGTTGAAGAAGCCATGCTGGTTCTTGATTGCATGCTTCAGAAGCGGCTCATTCCAACCGTCGCTACTTTTACAACTCTAATGCACATGCTCTGCAAGAAAGCTAAACTGTCTGAGGCTTTAAAGTTGAGGGGTAAAATGGCGCTTTATGGGGTGAAACTCGATGTTGTTGCATACAATGTTCTCATATCAGGCCTTTGTGCTGATGGTGATGCTTTGGCTGCATTTAATCTGTATGAAGAGATGAAAGAAAGGGGCCTTTGGCCCAACACCACAACCTATTGCACTCTCATTGATGCTATTTCCACCAATGAGGTTAGTCTCGTAAAGAGTGGAATTCTTTTGAAGGATTTGCAGGAGAGGGGAATGATATCTTGGAATTTTAATGGAAGCACAGATGAGGGTTTGATAACTGCCATGAAGAATTTGAAGTCCTTGAGGCACAACAGAAGGAAATGA
- the LOC7487551 gene encoding protein NOI4 isoform X2, whose protein sequence is MSDTGRPLPKFGEWDVNDPASAEGFTVIFNKARDEKKTGGKPESPGKVDDSHVKSGVNPAKPQPKKWFCCIQSPPADS, encoded by the exons ATGTCG GACACAGGTCGGCCACTGCCAAAATTTGGTGAATGGGATGTCAATGATCCTGCATCAGCTGAGGGATTTACTGTGATATTTAATAAGGCAAGGGATGAGAAGAAGACAGGTGGCAAACCGGAGTCACCAGGAAAGGTTGATGATTCTCATGTTAAGTCTGGAGTAAATCCTGCCAAACCTCAGCct aaaaaatgGTTCTGCTGTATCCAAAGTCCTCCTGCGGACTCTTGA
- the LOC7487551 gene encoding protein NOI4 isoform X1: MYTDSCVQDTGRPLPKFGEWDVNDPASAEGFTVIFNKARDEKKTGGKPESPGKVDDSHVKSGVNPAKPQPKKWFCCIQSPPADS, translated from the exons ATGTATACTGATTCCTGTGTGCAA GACACAGGTCGGCCACTGCCAAAATTTGGTGAATGGGATGTCAATGATCCTGCATCAGCTGAGGGATTTACTGTGATATTTAATAAGGCAAGGGATGAGAAGAAGACAGGTGGCAAACCGGAGTCACCAGGAAAGGTTGATGATTCTCATGTTAAGTCTGGAGTAAATCCTGCCAAACCTCAGCct aaaaaatgGTTCTGCTGTATCCAAAGTCCTCCTGCGGACTCTTGA
- the LOC7485116 gene encoding transmembrane emp24 domain-containing protein p24beta2 isoform X1 codes for MMGIALKGYFVVLLLALLSSPEAVFGIRFVIDREECFSHDVKYEGDTVHVSFVVVKVDSSWHYSDDGVDLVVKGPSGDQIHDFRDKISEKIEFVAHQKGVHRFCFTNKSPYHETIDFDVHVGHFSYYDEHAKDEHFQPLLEQISKLEEALYNIQFEQHWLEAQTDRQAIINDAMSRRTIHKAFFESAALVAASILQVYLLRRLFERKLGMSRV; via the exons ATG ATGGGAATTGCGCTAAAAggatattttgttgttttattgcTGGCACTGTTATCAAGCCCAGAAGCCGTGTTTGGAATTAGATTTGTGATTGATAGGGAAGAATGCTTCTCTCATGATGTTAAATATGAAGGAGATACAGTTCATGTTTCCTTTGTTGTAGTTAAGGTTGATTCGTCTTGGCATTACAGCGATGATGGTGTTGATCTTGTG GTGAAGGGACCTTCTGGTGATCAGATTCATGATTTCCGTGACAAGATAAGTGAGAAAATTGAGTTTGTGGCACATCAGAAAGGAGTCCACCGTTTTTGCTTCACTAACAAGTCTCCTTACCATGAAACCATTGACTTTGATGTCCATGTTGGTCACTTTTCATACTATGACGAGCATGCAAAGGATG AGCATTTTCAACCATTGTTGGAACAGATATCTAAATTAGAGGAGGCTCTTTACAACATTCAGTTTGAACAACATTGGCTAGAGGCTCAGACTGATCGCCAGGCAATTA TAAATGATGCAATGAGCCGGAGGACGATTCACAAGGCCTTCTTTGAATCTGCAGCGCTTGTCGCTGCTAGTATTCTGCAAGTTTACCTGCTCCGCCGCCTGTTTGAGCGAAAGCTTGGGATGTCCAGAGTTTAG